The following proteins are encoded in a genomic region of Deinococcus sp. YIM 134068:
- a CDS encoding ABC transporter ATP-binding protein, with translation MLDTQPDTGGTRAVGSPLLELRDLHTYYGHIHALKGLNMTVGEGEIVALIGGNGAGKTTTLRTVSGMMKPRTGSVVYGGQTVNGVPAHTIMGRGMSHVPEGRRIFPQLSVRENLEVGAYTITDRKLVEERIQEGFALFPRLKERENQLGGTMSGGEQQMLAIARALMVNPKLLLLDEPSMGLSPLFVEAIFDIVERLNRERGTTILLVEQNASMALGVAHRAYVLQTGEIRLSGPAAEIARDESVRKAYLGDE, from the coding sequence GTGCTTGACACTCAACCCGACACCGGAGGAACGCGGGCGGTGGGGTCTCCCCTGCTGGAGCTGCGCGACCTGCATACGTACTACGGCCACATCCACGCCCTCAAGGGGCTGAACATGACCGTGGGCGAGGGCGAGATCGTGGCGCTGATCGGCGGCAACGGGGCGGGCAAGACGACCACCCTCCGCACGGTGAGCGGCATGATGAAGCCGAGGACGGGCAGCGTCGTCTACGGCGGCCAGACGGTGAACGGCGTGCCCGCCCACACGATCATGGGGCGCGGCATGAGCCACGTGCCGGAGGGCCGCCGCATCTTCCCACAGCTCTCCGTGCGCGAGAACCTGGAGGTCGGGGCGTACACCATCACCGACCGCAAGCTCGTCGAGGAGCGGATTCAGGAGGGCTTCGCGCTCTTCCCCCGCCTCAAGGAGCGCGAGAACCAGCTCGGCGGCACGATGTCGGGCGGCGAGCAGCAGATGCTGGCGATTGCGCGGGCGCTGATGGTCAATCCCAAGCTGCTGCTGCTGGACGAACCCTCGATGGGCCTCTCGCCCCTGTTCGTGGAGGCCATCTTCGACATCGTGGAGCGGCTCAACCGCGAGCGTGGCACGACGATCCTCCTCGTCGAGCAGAACGCGAGCATGGCGCTGGGGGTGGCGCACCGCGCCTACGTCCTCCAGACGGGCGAGATCCGGCTCAGCGGCCCGGCGGCGGAGATCGCGCGGGACGAGAGCGTGCGGAAGGCGTACCTGGGCGACGAGTAG
- a CDS encoding ABC transporter ATP-binding protein codes for MNILDVQGVTKTFGGLTAVNDVTMQVPEQSIVSIIGPNGAGKTTFFNLVTGIYSPNTGTIRLAGQELVGLRPDQVVSAGIARTFQNIRLFSTMSAEENIMVGRHTRLKAGFVDAMLRTRRFHDSEGEAREVAQVMLDFVGLGRWRRELATNLPYGDQRKLEIARALATTPKLVLLDEPAAGMNPRETEDLKALIRRIRDELGVTVVLIEHDMRLVMTLSEHITVLDYGTKISEGLPHQVRNDPRVMEAYLGRGAAAGEYGKEAQPRA; via the coding sequence GTGAACATCCTCGACGTGCAGGGGGTCACCAAGACCTTCGGCGGGCTGACCGCCGTGAACGACGTGACGATGCAGGTGCCCGAGCAGAGCATCGTGAGCATCATCGGGCCGAACGGGGCCGGGAAGACGACCTTTTTCAACCTCGTGACGGGCATCTACAGCCCGAACACGGGCACCATCCGCCTCGCCGGGCAGGAACTGGTGGGGTTGCGCCCCGATCAGGTCGTGAGCGCCGGCATCGCGCGGACCTTTCAGAACATCCGCCTGTTCTCCACCATGAGCGCCGAGGAGAACATCATGGTGGGGCGGCACACGCGGTTGAAGGCGGGCTTCGTGGACGCCATGCTGCGGACGCGCCGCTTCCACGACAGCGAGGGCGAGGCGCGCGAGGTCGCTCAGGTCATGCTCGACTTCGTGGGGCTGGGGCGCTGGCGGCGCGAACTGGCGACGAACCTTCCCTACGGCGACCAGCGCAAGCTGGAGATTGCCCGCGCGCTGGCGACCACGCCCAAGCTCGTGCTGCTGGACGAACCGGCGGCGGGCATGAATCCGCGCGAGACGGAAGACCTCAAGGCCCTGATCCGCCGCATCCGCGACGAGCTGGGGGTGACGGTGGTCCTGATCGAACACGACATGCGGCTGGTGATGACCCTCTCGGAGCACATCACCGTCCTCGACTACGGCACGAAGATCAGCGAGGGGCTGCCGCATCAGGTCCGCAACGACCCGCGCGTGATGGAGGCGTACCTCGGGCGCGGGGCGGCGGCGGGCGAGTACGGAAAGGAGGCGCAGCCGCGTGCTTGA
- a CDS encoding branched-chain amino acid ABC transporter permease, with translation MTAVNPAAPRRALPVPDRTFLLVLLFLLTSALLLVSHNPDGLERLGGLGDTLRNPIVEAVIVSLFLANVLFAYLWRAAPWAKALVGLGSLLLVLPWAGQQDTSLLDLSIQIMIFAALALGLNIVVGLAGLLDLGYVAFFAVGAYVWGIFASPRFAEILRYYGENPGGTNAATLAFGLFLTAVTAASMVYIRRRGARTAPTRASTWSFGLASFGLVAGILLVGRALLVLNASRAAGLANGIDPNFFWLFLALSVFAAAVVGVLIGLPVLRLKGDYLAIITLGLGEVIRVLANNLDLYSAGSQGITPIRSASVPWFDRAAGALGFQPDQYYLLFLYVLVLVLVALILLVNVRLDRSRIGRAWIAIRDDEIAAQAMGVPLVQTKLIAFATGASFAGVMGMVFAAKQTFVSPESFNIFQSIGVLSMVILGGMGSFPGVILGATVVTLLNLRILPGLGEATANVPWIPQQVNPGQLQRLVFGIILVAIMLLRPEGLLPNRRRVLELHHDDNQEDDSAHGVGPALTAGGGDVFSPGLAPQHEEDRAGGTKGETR, from the coding sequence ATGACGGCGGTCAACCCGGCGGCCCCGCGCCGCGCCCTGCCCGTCCCCGACCGGACCTTCCTGCTCGTGCTGCTCTTCCTCCTGACGAGCGCGCTGCTCCTCGTGTCGCACAACCCCGACGGGCTGGAGCGGCTGGGCGGATTGGGCGACACCCTCCGCAACCCCATCGTGGAGGCGGTGATCGTCTCTCTGTTCCTCGCCAACGTGCTCTTCGCGTACCTGTGGCGGGCGGCCCCCTGGGCGAAGGCGCTCGTGGGGCTGGGCAGCCTGTTGCTCGTGCTGCCGTGGGCGGGGCAGCAGGACACCTCGCTGCTCGACCTGAGCATCCAGATCATGATCTTCGCGGCGCTCGCGCTGGGGCTGAACATCGTGGTCGGCCTCGCGGGGCTGCTCGACCTGGGGTACGTGGCGTTCTTTGCGGTGGGCGCGTACGTGTGGGGCATCTTCGCCAGCCCGCGTTTCGCGGAAATTCTGCGCTACTACGGCGAGAATCCGGGCGGGACGAACGCGGCCACGCTCGCCTTCGGGCTGTTCCTGACGGCGGTGACGGCGGCGAGCATGGTCTACATCCGCCGCCGGGGGGCACGAACGGCCCCCACCCGCGCTTCCACGTGGAGCTTCGGGCTGGCGAGCTTCGGCCTCGTGGCGGGCATCCTGCTCGTCGGGCGGGCGCTGCTGGTGCTGAACGCCTCGCGGGCCGCCGGGCTGGCGAACGGCATCGACCCCAACTTCTTCTGGCTGTTCCTCGCGCTGAGCGTGTTCGCCGCCGCCGTCGTGGGCGTGCTGATCGGTCTGCCCGTGCTGCGGCTCAAGGGCGACTACCTCGCCATCATCACGCTGGGGCTGGGCGAGGTGATCCGCGTGCTGGCGAACAACCTCGACCTGTACTCGGCGGGGTCGCAGGGCATCACGCCGATCAGGAGTGCGTCGGTGCCGTGGTTCGACCGGGCGGCGGGGGCGCTGGGCTTCCAGCCGGACCAGTATTACCTGCTCTTCCTGTATGTCCTCGTCCTCGTGCTCGTCGCGCTGATCCTGCTCGTGAACGTGCGGCTGGACCGCTCGCGCATCGGGCGGGCGTGGATCGCCATCCGCGACGACGAAATTGCCGCGCAGGCGATGGGCGTGCCGCTCGTGCAGACGAAGCTGATCGCCTTCGCCACGGGCGCGTCCTTCGCGGGCGTGATGGGCATGGTCTTCGCGGCCAAGCAAACGTTCGTCAGCCCGGAGAGCTTCAACATCTTCCAGAGCATCGGCGTGCTGAGCATGGTCATCCTGGGAGGGATGGGGTCGTTTCCCGGCGTGATCCTGGGCGCGACAGTGGTGACGCTGCTCAACCTCCGCATCCTGCCGGGGCTGGGCGAGGCGACGGCCAACGTTCCCTGGATTCCGCAGCAGGTCAATCCGGGGCAGCTCCAGCGGCTGGTGTTCGGCATCATCCTCGTGGCGATCATGCTGCTGCGCCCGGAGGGGCTGTTGCCCAACAGGCGGCGGGTGCTGGAGCTGCACCACGACGACAATCAGGAGGACGACAGCGCGCACGGTGTGGGTCCGGCGCTGACGGCGGGCGGCGGGGACGTGTTCAGCCCCGGCCTCGCGCCGCAGCACGAGGAGGACCGGGCGGGCGGCACGAAGGGAGAGACGCGGTGA
- a CDS encoding branched-chain amino acid ABC transporter permease: MDLATLLPFVVNVIAGGLVLGFVYAIIALGYTMVYGVLQLINFAHSEVFVTGAVVGFEVFRVLAPSPLNGYLKLIIALLAAMLVSGLLNVLIERLAYRPLRNAPKLVPLITAIGVSLILQDVLRIIEGFQGRFDLTYTLPAGFSGKFCGEGSSCEALGNVLRTVGIDLQLKDVILIVVSLLSLAVLNYLVNRTRLGKAIRAVAQDRVTAGLMGIDANRMISATFLIGGALGGISGVLFGMKFGTVNAYSGFDPGIIAFTAAVLGGIGSIPGAVLGGLVLGVIQNLIGVTNIFGGLLGIANLEAIDASYQRIGAFLVLVLILIFKPTGLLGKSNVEKV, translated from the coding sequence TTGGACCTCGCCACCCTGCTGCCCTTCGTCGTCAACGTGATCGCGGGCGGACTCGTCCTCGGCTTCGTGTACGCGATCATCGCCCTCGGCTACACGATGGTGTACGGCGTGCTGCAACTCATCAACTTCGCCCACTCGGAGGTCTTCGTGACCGGGGCCGTCGTCGGCTTCGAGGTCTTCCGGGTCCTCGCCCCCAGCCCGCTGAACGGCTACCTCAAGCTGATCATCGCCCTGCTCGCCGCGATGCTCGTCTCGGGGCTGCTCAATGTCCTGATCGAGCGGCTGGCCTACCGCCCGCTGCGGAACGCACCCAAGCTCGTGCCCCTCATCACGGCCATCGGCGTCTCGCTCATCTTGCAGGACGTATTGCGGATCATCGAGGGCTTCCAGGGCCGCTTCGACCTGACGTACACGCTGCCTGCTGGCTTCAGCGGCAAGTTCTGCGGGGAGGGGAGTTCGTGTGAGGCGCTGGGGAACGTGCTCCGCACCGTGGGCATCGACCTCCAGCTCAAGGACGTGATCCTGATCGTCGTGTCGCTGCTGAGCCTGGCGGTGCTGAATTATCTCGTCAACCGTACGCGGCTGGGCAAGGCGATTCGGGCCGTGGCGCAGGACCGCGTGACGGCGGGACTGATGGGCATCGACGCCAACCGCATGATCTCGGCGACCTTCCTGATCGGCGGGGCGCTCGGCGGCATCAGCGGGGTGCTGTTCGGGATGAAGTTCGGCACCGTGAACGCCTACTCGGGCTTCGACCCCGGCATCATCGCCTTCACCGCCGCCGTGCTGGGGGGCATCGGCTCGATTCCGGGCGCGGTGCTCGGCGGGCTGGTCCTCGGCGTCATCCAGAACCTGATCGGCGTGACGAACATCTTCGGCGGGCTGCTGGGAATTGCCAACCTGGAGGCCATCGACGCCTCCTACCAGCGGATCGGGGCCTTCCTCGTGCTCGTGCTCATCCTGATCTTCAAGCCGACCGGCCTGCTCGGCAAGAGCAACGTGGAGAAGGTATGA
- a CDS encoding branched-chain amino acid ABC transporter substrate-binding protein encodes MKKTALSLSLLTALALGSASAQTTVKIATLSPLSGGQSDLGTQIRNGAQVALNEYKAQFQKLGMNLQLVAYDDQADPATGTSQARKIASDRSILAVVGTLNSGVAIPSSQALVASRVAMVSPANTANQVTDRGLSNMNRIVARDDAQGPAGANFIRTNLKAKKVYVLNDKTAYGEGLALEVEKALKAGGVQVVGNEGTEEKSDFSSIVAKIRLQRPDAIYFGGIYNQVGVFIKQLREAGVTAPVVGGDGLDSAELATIAGAGASNIYFTTVAAPLEALPAAKTFAASYQKTFNDAAQGFGAFGYDAAKVVLQGILAAARANGNKAPTRQQVEAAIRKGSFTGLLSGNVSFNSVGDRRAATLYVMNVQDGKYKLSTSLPVRPAKQ; translated from the coding sequence ATGAAGAAAACCGCCCTGAGCCTTTCCCTCCTCACCGCCCTCGCCCTGGGAAGCGCGAGCGCCCAGACGACGGTCAAGATCGCCACGCTGTCGCCCCTCTCGGGCGGGCAGAGCGACCTGGGCACCCAGATTCGCAACGGCGCGCAGGTGGCCCTCAACGAGTACAAGGCGCAGTTCCAGAAGCTCGGCATGAACCTGCAACTCGTCGCGTACGACGACCAGGCCGACCCGGCGACCGGCACGTCGCAGGCGCGCAAGATCGCGTCGGACCGCTCGATCCTCGCGGTGGTGGGCACGCTGAACTCGGGCGTGGCGATTCCCTCCTCGCAGGCGCTCGTGGCGAGCCGCGTGGCGATGGTCAGCCCGGCGAACACGGCCAATCAGGTGACTGACCGGGGCCTGAGCAACATGAACCGCATCGTGGCGCGTGACGACGCGCAAGGTCCGGCGGGCGCGAACTTCATCCGCACCAACCTCAAGGCCAAGAAGGTCTACGTCCTGAACGACAAGACCGCCTACGGGGAGGGGCTGGCGCTGGAAGTCGAGAAGGCGCTGAAGGCGGGGGGCGTGCAGGTCGTGGGCAACGAGGGCACGGAAGAGAAGAGCGACTTCTCCTCCATCGTCGCCAAGATTCGCCTCCAGCGGCCCGACGCGATCTACTTCGGCGGCATCTACAACCAGGTGGGCGTGTTCATCAAGCAGCTGCGCGAGGCGGGCGTGACCGCGCCGGTCGTCGGCGGCGACGGGCTGGACAGCGCCGAGCTGGCGACCATCGCCGGGGCGGGTGCCAGCAACATCTACTTCACGACGGTGGCCGCGCCGCTGGAGGCGCTGCCCGCCGCGAAGACCTTCGCCGCGAGCTACCAGAAGACCTTCAACGACGCCGCGCAGGGCTTCGGGGCCTTCGGGTACGACGCCGCGAAGGTGGTCTTGCAGGGCATCCTCGCCGCCGCGCGGGCGAACGGCAACAAGGCTCCCACCCGCCAGCAGGTCGAGGCGGCCATCCGCAAGGGCAGCTTCACGGGGCTGCTGTCGGGCAACGTCTCGTTCAACAGCGTCGGCGACCGCCGCGCGGCGACCCTGTACGTGATGAACGTGCAGGACGGCAAGTACAAGCTCTCCACCAGCCTGCCGGTCCGCCCCGCCAAGCAGTAA
- the glnA gene encoding type I glutamate--ammonia ligase, producing the protein MTPATSNPPGGPARTPPDILATLGNENVKFLRLQFTDILGTTKNVEVPASQFEKALAGDVTFDGSAVEGFTRVEESDMLLAPDLSTFLIYPQFSREEGERGRVARLICDVTLPDRTPFEGDPRVVLKRQIGRARDLGFEMFVGTEPEFFLFERGADGRGSTVTHDKAGYFDLAPVDKGERIRREIANKLVQMGFEIEASHHEVAPGQHEIDFRYAPALETADRIATFKFVVKRVALEYGLLASFLPKPIAGVSGSGMHCHLSLFRGRQNAFADPAGEYGLSDTARHFIAGLLEHAGGMAAITNPLVNSYKRLVPGYEAPVNVAWSTSNRSALIRIPAKRGNATRAEMRMPDPSCNPYLALAAMLAAGLDGIREGMEPPPAIQRNIFRMTVREKRHHRIRELPSDLREAVDELAKDPVIAGALGDHVLDHFVAAKRAEWREYSSAVHAWELERYLDLI; encoded by the coding sequence ATGACCCCTGCCACCTCCAATCCACCGGGCGGCCCCGCGCGGACGCCGCCGGACATCCTCGCCACGCTGGGCAACGAGAACGTCAAGTTCCTGCGCCTGCAATTCACCGACATCCTGGGGACGACGAAGAACGTGGAGGTGCCCGCCTCGCAGTTCGAGAAGGCGCTGGCGGGCGACGTGACCTTCGACGGCAGCGCGGTGGAGGGCTTCACCCGCGTCGAGGAGAGCGACATGCTCCTCGCGCCCGACCTCTCGACCTTCCTGATCTACCCGCAGTTCTCGCGAGAGGAGGGCGAGCGGGGCCGGGTCGCGCGGCTGATCTGTGACGTGACCCTGCCTGACAGGACGCCCTTCGAGGGGGACCCGCGCGTGGTGCTCAAGCGGCAGATCGGGCGGGCGCGGGACCTCGGCTTCGAGATGTTCGTGGGGACCGAGCCGGAGTTCTTCCTGTTCGAGCGGGGGGCGGATGGCCGGGGCAGCACGGTCACGCACGACAAGGCTGGGTACTTCGACCTCGCGCCCGTGGACAAGGGCGAGCGCATCCGCCGGGAAATCGCCAACAAGCTCGTGCAGATGGGCTTCGAGATCGAGGCGTCGCACCACGAGGTCGCGCCGGGGCAGCACGAGATCGACTTCCGCTACGCGCCCGCGCTGGAGACCGCCGACCGCATCGCCACCTTCAAGTTCGTGGTCAAGCGGGTGGCGCTGGAGTACGGCCTGCTCGCCTCCTTCCTCCCCAAGCCCATCGCGGGCGTCAGCGGCTCGGGGATGCACTGCCACCTCAGCCTCTTCCGGGGCAGGCAGAACGCCTTCGCGGACCCGGCGGGCGAGTACGGCCTGTCGGACACCGCGCGGCACTTCATCGCCGGGCTGCTGGAGCACGCGGGCGGCATGGCGGCGATCACCAACCCGCTCGTGAACTCCTACAAGCGGCTGGTGCCCGGCTACGAGGCCCCGGTGAACGTCGCGTGGAGCACGAGCAACCGCTCGGCCCTGATCCGCATTCCCGCCAAGCGCGGCAACGCCACCCGCGCGGAGATGCGGATGCCCGACCCCTCGTGCAACCCCTACCTCGCGCTCGCGGCCATGCTCGCGGCGGGGCTGGACGGCATCCGCGAGGGGATGGAGCCGCCGCCCGCCATCCAGCGCAACATCTTCCGCATGACGGTGCGCGAGAAGAGACACCACCGCATCCGCGAGTTGCCCTCCGACCTGCGCGAGGCCGTGGACGAACTCGCCAAAGACCCCGTGATCGCCGGGGCGCTGGGCGACCACGTGCTCGACCACTTCGTCGCCGCCAAGCGGGCCGAGTGGCGCGAGTATTCCTCCGCCGTCCACGCCTGGGAGCTGGAGCGGTATCTGGACTTGATCTGA
- a CDS encoding glutamine synthetase III family protein, with protein MNHDFDVISAARNWRVDATLPLTPAQVVDELFARDVLTLEQIKTRLSKPVYKSLQATLERGETLDPGIADTVALAMKNWAMEKGATHYTHWFQPLTGSTAEKHDSFVSPNGDGLAIATFSGKELIQAEPDASSFPSGGLRATFEARGYTAWDPSSPAFIIRHANGATLCIPTVFASWTGEALDNKTPLLRSVEALNKAVTPALHLFGASEGTRVGSTLGAEQEYFLIAEEYFYRRPDLVMTGRTLFGAQPPRGQELEDHYFGAIPDRVLSFMTDAETQLYALGIPVKTRHNEVAPGQFEIAPIFELSNVAADHQQLTMQVLRNTARKYGLVCLLHEKPFAGVNGSGKHCNWSMGTNAGENLLEPGDTPHENLQFLFFCAAVIKAVDEHQDLLRISVASASNDHRLGANEAPPAILSIFLGSELTDIFERLASGQGGRGPEAGFLGLGSSVLPPLPRHAGDRNRTSPFAFTGNKFEFRAAGSSQSISMPITVLNTIVADAVQKLTADLEGRLTRGTELDAAVGELVKETYVAHQRIVFNGDGYSEEWHREAEHGRGLLNLRTSLDAIEHLTDEKNARLFERFGVLSGRELAARQEIMYDVYFKTVNIEGETTESIAQTMILPAAVEYLGDLAAVKTASRAVEATTAEVAGVTDELYDALQTLREQNRALGGEEIHEKAHHVRDHVLPAMGQVRQAADKLEKIVSDKHWPLPTYRQMLFVK; from the coding sequence ATGAACCACGATTTCGATGTGATTTCCGCCGCCCGCAACTGGCGCGTCGACGCCACCCTGCCCCTGACCCCCGCGCAGGTCGTGGACGAGCTGTTCGCGCGGGACGTGCTGACGCTCGAGCAGATCAAGACCCGCCTGAGCAAGCCGGTGTACAAGAGCCTCCAGGCCACGCTGGAGCGCGGCGAGACGCTCGATCCCGGCATCGCCGACACCGTGGCGCTGGCGATGAAGAACTGGGCGATGGAGAAGGGCGCGACCCACTACACCCACTGGTTCCAGCCGCTGACCGGCTCGACCGCCGAGAAGCACGACTCGTTCGTGTCGCCGAACGGGGACGGCCTCGCCATCGCCACCTTCAGCGGCAAGGAGCTGATCCAGGCCGAGCCGGACGCCTCGTCGTTCCCGTCGGGCGGCCTGCGGGCGACCTTCGAGGCGCGCGGCTACACGGCGTGGGACCCGAGTAGCCCCGCCTTCATCATCCGGCACGCGAACGGCGCGACCCTGTGCATCCCGACCGTCTTCGCGTCGTGGACGGGCGAGGCGCTCGACAACAAGACGCCCCTCCTGCGCTCCGTCGAGGCGCTGAACAAGGCCGTCACGCCCGCGCTGCACCTCTTCGGCGCGTCGGAGGGCACGCGCGTGGGCAGCACGCTGGGAGCCGAGCAGGAGTACTTCCTGATCGCCGAGGAGTACTTCTACCGCCGCCCCGACCTCGTGATGACGGGCCGCACCCTCTTCGGGGCGCAGCCGCCGCGCGGGCAGGAGCTGGAGGACCACTACTTCGGCGCGATTCCCGACCGGGTGCTGAGCTTCATGACGGACGCGGAAACGCAGCTCTACGCGCTGGGCATCCCCGTCAAGACCCGCCACAACGAGGTCGCGCCCGGCCAGTTCGAGATCGCCCCGATCTTCGAGCTGAGCAACGTGGCCGCCGACCACCAGCAGCTCACCATGCAGGTGCTCCGCAACACGGCGCGCAAGTACGGGCTGGTCTGTCTGCTGCACGAGAAACCCTTCGCGGGCGTGAATGGCTCGGGCAAGCACTGCAACTGGAGCATGGGCACGAACGCGGGCGAGAACCTGCTCGAACCCGGCGACACCCCGCACGAGAACCTCCAGTTCCTGTTCTTCTGCGCGGCGGTCATCAAGGCCGTGGACGAGCATCAGGACCTCCTCCGCATCTCGGTCGCCTCGGCCAGCAACGACCACCGCCTCGGCGCGAACGAGGCCCCGCCCGCGATCCTCTCGATCTTCCTGGGCAGCGAGCTGACCGACATCTTCGAGCGGCTGGCGAGCGGTCAGGGCGGGCGCGGGCCGGAGGCCGGATTCCTGGGCCTGGGGTCGAGCGTCCTGCCGCCCCTGCCCCGGCACGCGGGCGACCGCAACCGCACCTCGCCCTTCGCCTTCACGGGCAACAAGTTCGAGTTCCGGGCGGCGGGGTCCTCCCAGAGCATCTCCATGCCCATCACGGTCCTGAATACCATCGTGGCCGACGCGGTGCAAAAACTCACGGCGGACCTCGAGGGACGGCTCACGCGCGGCACCGAACTCGACGCGGCGGTCGGCGAACTCGTCAAGGAGACGTACGTGGCCCACCAGCGCATCGTCTTCAACGGCGACGGCTACTCCGAGGAGTGGCACCGCGAGGCCGAGCACGGGCGCGGGCTGCTCAACCTGCGGACCAGCCTCGACGCCATCGAGCACCTGACGGACGAGAAGAACGCGCGACTCTTCGAGCGCTTCGGCGTGCTGTCGGGGCGCGAACTCGCCGCCCGGCAGGAGATCATGTACGACGTGTACTTCAAGACGGTGAACATCGAGGGCGAGACGACCGAATCCATCGCCCAGACGATGATCCTGCCCGCCGCCGTGGAGTACCTGGGCGACCTCGCCGCCGTGAAAACCGCCAGCCGGGCCGTGGAGGCCACCACCGCAGAGGTCGCAGGGGTCACCGACGAGCTGTACGACGCCCTCCAGACCCTGCGCGAGCAGAACAGGGCGCTCGGCGGCGAGGAAATCCACGAGAAGGCCCACCACGTCCGCGACCACGTGCTTCCCGCAATGGGGCAGGTCCGGCAGGCCGCCGACAAGCTCGAAAAGATCGTCTCCGACAAGCACTGGCCGCTGCCGACGTACCGGCAGATGTTGTTCGTGAAGTAA
- a CDS encoding AAC(3) family N-acetyltransferase, protein MLNLLRKPPVTPADLDEGLAALGLDGSQHAIVHASLKSFGQVEGGARAMVDTLAGRAATVVAPAFTYGTLLRHATSPVHARYRRDLRVSRDIGRVPQDLVERAEAVRSFHPTLSFIALGQEAERITGVQTLSSPYAPIGALYDLDGFALLMGVDFGSNTTVHYGEHVAGMPLLTRYVPIDGEVRPTAFPNCSADFERMAPHVHARSVRVGGSTLRLYRVRDLVDATVAALTRDPELLLCTAPGCRCQEVRRLVRQRGLTPRPHGGLG, encoded by the coding sequence GTGCTGAACCTGCTGCGCAAGCCGCCCGTGACGCCCGCCGACCTCGACGAGGGGCTGGCGGCCCTGGGGCTGGACGGGTCGCAGCACGCTATCGTCCACGCGAGCCTCAAATCCTTCGGGCAGGTGGAGGGCGGGGCGCGGGCGATGGTGGACACGCTGGCGGGGCGCGCGGCGACGGTGGTGGCTCCGGCCTTCACGTACGGCACCCTGTTGCGGCACGCGACCTCGCCCGTCCACGCCCGGTACCGCCGCGACCTGCGGGTGAGCCGGGACATAGGCCGGGTGCCGCAGGACCTCGTGGAGCGGGCGGAGGCGGTGCGCTCCTTCCACCCGACGCTGAGTTTCATCGCGCTGGGGCAGGAGGCGGAGCGGATCACGGGCGTGCAGACGCTCTCCAGCCCCTACGCGCCGATTGGTGCCCTGTACGATCTGGACGGCTTCGCCCTCCTGATGGGCGTGGACTTCGGCAGCAACACGACGGTCCACTACGGCGAGCACGTGGCGGGAATGCCGCTGCTCACGCGCTACGTCCCCATTGACGGCGAGGTGCGGCCCACCGCCTTTCCCAACTGTTCGGCGGACTTCGAGCGGATGGCCCCGCACGTCCACGCCCGCTCGGTGCGGGTGGGCGGCTCCACTCTGCGGCTGTACCGGGTGCGCGACCTCGTGGACGCGACCGTGGCGGCCCTGACCCGCGACCCCGAACTCCTGCTGTGCACCGCGCCGGGCTGCCGCTGTCAGGAGGTGCGGCGGCTCGTGCGGCAGCGTGGCCTGACGCCGAGGCCGCATGGGGGGCTGGGGTAG
- a CDS encoding GNAT family N-acetyltransferase — MFTIRPATPDDRAALYRICLETADSGADATNLYRDPLLVGHIYAGPYLTFAPEFTFVLEDGGGEVCGYVLGVADTAAFEERLEREWWPRLREQDRDSAHLPAQERTPDERLTHLIHHPRRADPAVLAAFPSHLHIDLLPRGQGGGHGRRMMNRLFTALREAGSPGVHLGVGTRNVRAQGFYRHLGFRELAQTNGGITMGLRL; from the coding sequence GTGTTCACGATCCGGCCCGCCACCCCCGACGACCGGGCGGCCCTGTACCGCATCTGCCTGGAGACGGCGGACAGCGGGGCGGACGCGACGAACCTCTACCGGGACCCCCTCCTCGTCGGGCATATCTACGCGGGGCCTTACCTGACGTTCGCGCCGGAGTTCACCTTCGTGCTGGAGGACGGCGGCGGGGAGGTGTGCGGCTACGTCCTCGGGGTGGCGGACACGGCGGCCTTCGAGGAGCGGCTGGAGCGGGAGTGGTGGCCGAGGCTCCGGGAACAGGACCGGGATTCCGCCCACCTCCCCGCGCAGGAGCGGACGCCCGACGAGCGGCTGACTCACCTCATCCACCATCCACGACGGGCGGACCCCGCCGTGCTGGCCGCCTTCCCCTCCCACCTCCACATCGACCTGCTGCCGCGCGGACAGGGAGGCGGGCACGGGCGGCGGATGATGAACCGCCTCTTCACCGCGCTCAGGGAGGCGGGGTCGCCGGGCGTCCACCTCGGCGTGGGCACGCGCAACGTCCGCGCCCAGGGCTTCTACCGTCACCTGGGGTTTCGGGAACTGGCGCAGACGAACGGCGGAATCACGATGGGGCTGAGGCTGTAG